One window of the Anaeromyxobacter dehalogenans 2CP-C genome contains the following:
- a CDS encoding acyl-CoA desaturase: MPRDPDRIDWLPSLPFFAAHLVALATPWLAPFEWRWGALAAALYAVRMFAVTAGYHRYFSHRSYRTSRAFQLVLAVLGASAAQKGPLWWAAHHRDHHRHSDGPEDVHSPLERGFWWSHVGWILSRRHHETKLDRVRDLARYPELRWIDRHHLVPPAALATGLFLAGGLPAVLWGFFVSTVALWHGTFVINSLAHVFGRRRYATDDGSRNSLVLALVTLGEGWHNNHHFYAASARQGFFWWEIDLSWYALRGLAALRVVRDLKVPPPQVRLAHLRTAAPPSTVHVEAL; this comes from the coding sequence ATGCCGCGCGACCCCGACCGCATCGACTGGCTCCCGTCACTCCCGTTCTTCGCCGCGCACCTCGTCGCGCTGGCCACCCCGTGGCTCGCGCCGTTCGAGTGGCGCTGGGGCGCGCTCGCCGCCGCGCTGTACGCGGTGCGCATGTTCGCGGTGACGGCCGGGTACCACCGCTACTTCTCGCACCGCAGCTACCGGACCTCGCGCGCGTTCCAGCTCGTGCTCGCGGTGCTCGGCGCGAGCGCGGCGCAGAAGGGCCCGCTCTGGTGGGCCGCCCACCACCGCGACCACCACCGCCACTCCGACGGGCCGGAGGACGTCCACTCGCCGCTGGAGCGGGGGTTCTGGTGGAGCCACGTCGGCTGGATCCTCTCGCGCCGCCACCACGAGACCAAGCTCGACCGCGTGCGCGACCTCGCGCGCTACCCGGAGCTCCGCTGGATCGACCGCCACCACCTGGTCCCGCCGGCCGCGCTCGCCACCGGGCTGTTCCTCGCCGGCGGGCTGCCGGCCGTGCTGTGGGGCTTCTTCGTCTCCACGGTGGCGCTCTGGCACGGCACGTTCGTCATCAACTCGCTCGCGCACGTGTTCGGCCGCCGCCGCTACGCCACCGACGACGGCTCGCGCAACAGCCTGGTGCTCGCGCTCGTCACGCTCGGCGAGGGGTGGCACAACAACCACCACTTCTACGCCGCCAGCGCGCGGCAGGGCTTCTTCTGGTGGGAGATCGATCTCTCCTGGTACGCGCTGCGCGGGCTCGCGGCGCTGCGCGTGGTCCGCGACCTGAAGGTCCCGCCGCCGCAGGTCCGGCTCGCGCACCTCCGCACGGCGGCCCCGCCGTCCACGGTGCACGTCGAGGCGCTCTGA
- a CDS encoding c-type cytochrome: MRKPTVLLLVLAACSSGPRLPRVTPSETEVEVRGAVKGGPYPLGRAELAALPQRSVRGLDPESGRAAAWEGTSLAALVSDRVERTRGADVVIVRTRDRRAIPIPLTLVRQLQPVLADRADGQPLPERVIAWPTFDQRGLETDPRARLWWARGVVALELANSFTTYGRALAVPDGAPDGARLGADRFGARCIGCHRVRKAGGEAGPNLSRLTDRMSADALYARMRAGHPGWSDGPEDPGPAAARQVWSFLRAVAAFEVAGAGDEAAPPEKDPVEEERQRARPPRP, encoded by the coding sequence ATGAGAAAGCCGACCGTTCTGCTCCTCGTCCTGGCCGCATGCTCGTCCGGACCCCGCCTCCCCCGCGTCACCCCCAGTGAGACCGAGGTCGAGGTGCGCGGCGCCGTGAAGGGCGGCCCGTACCCGCTCGGCCGGGCCGAGCTGGCCGCGTTGCCGCAGCGATCCGTGCGCGGCCTCGACCCGGAGTCGGGCCGGGCGGCGGCCTGGGAGGGCACCTCGCTCGCGGCGCTGGTGAGCGACCGGGTGGAGCGGACCCGCGGCGCGGACGTGGTGATCGTGCGGACCCGGGATCGCCGCGCCATCCCCATCCCGCTCACGCTGGTCCGGCAGCTCCAGCCGGTGCTGGCGGATCGCGCCGACGGCCAGCCGCTCCCGGAGCGCGTCATCGCCTGGCCCACCTTCGACCAGCGCGGGCTCGAGACCGACCCGCGCGCGCGGCTCTGGTGGGCGCGCGGCGTGGTGGCGCTCGAGCTCGCGAACTCGTTCACGACCTACGGCCGGGCCCTGGCGGTCCCGGACGGCGCCCCCGACGGCGCGCGCCTCGGCGCGGATCGCTTCGGCGCGCGCTGCATCGGCTGCCACCGCGTGCGCAAGGCCGGCGGCGAGGCCGGTCCGAACCTCTCGCGCCTCACCGACCGGATGTCCGCGGACGCGCTCTACGCGCGGATGCGGGCGGGCCACCCGGGCTGGTCGGACGGGCCGGAGGATCCCGGCCCGGCGGCCGCGCGCCAGGTGTGGAGCTTCCTGCGCGCGGTGGCCGCGTTCGAGGTCGCCGGGGCCGGGGACGAGGCCGCGCCGCCCGAGAAGGATCCGGTGGAGGAGGAGCGGCAGCGGGCGCGGCCGCCCCGTCCCTAG